The Pyrenophora tritici-repentis strain M4 chromosome 3, whole genome shotgun sequence genome has a window encoding:
- a CDS encoding RING-finger-containing ubiquitin ligase: MDKFLDTQLHPADTCNICTEHFGALHQPVALPCKHIFGYECIKRWLKGGRGNTNACPTCRFVVVPEPESRASFDVPSIWKALCDEPPERLYTFMEQIWSGLQVLWQRHPTGNFTVTSILDKAIIPALVATARTPNAPGNRHQNSILDCYNLLAASWDSIGRLDMAAGLAIPLVRLARLMANAGAVLPKWLTKNARVNRLIWRANACLPITAEHISWDYLIEATQPKDARHMPLLHLYTVLISQSITHLPTPQPYPTKRHEIINLVIERCCTKIGGVGCVWKSKPSNEFKDELVGVFEELRRYQIEKKKMSLRGHDGEEALVKGIWALAGWGGKGTSSSS, from the coding sequence ATGGACAAATTTCTGGACACGCAACTTCACCCAGCCGATACCTGCAACATCTGCACCGAGCATTTCGGCGCACTCCACCAACCGGTCGCGCTTCCCTGCAAACATATATTTGGCTACGAATGTATCAAGAGATGGCTTAAGGGAGGGCGAGGTAACACAAATGCTTGCCCAACCTGCAGGTTTGTTGTGGTACCGGAGCCGGAGTCGCGCGCATCTTTCGACGTACCGTCAATATGGAAGGCGCTCTGTGATGAGCCACCAGAGCGCCTCTACACTTTTATGGAGCAGATTTGGTCTGGTCTGCAAGTTCTGTGGCAACGACATCCCACTGGCAACTTCACTGTGACGTCTATTCTCGACAAAGCCATCATTCCCGCTCTCGTTGCTACTGCACGCACGCCGAACGCCCCAGGAAACAGGCATCAGAACTCCATACTAGATTGCTACAACCTTCTAGCAGCATCTTGGGACTCAATTGGTAGATTGGATATGGCTGCTGGCCTTGCGATTCCGCTGGTGCGCCTTGCACGTTTGATGGCCAACGCAGGCGCCGTATTACCGAAATGGCTGACAAAGAATGCACGCGTGAATCGGCTGATTTGGCGTGCAAACGCCTGCCTGCCCATCACTGCAGAACATATCTCTTGGGACTACCTCATTGAAGCTACGCAACCGAAGGACGCCCGCCACATGCCCCTCCTGCATCTATACACTGTCCTCATCTCTCAAAGCATCACGCATCTTCCAACTCCCCAGCCATACCCCACCAAACGACATGAGATCATAAATCTGGTCATCGAGCGTTGCTGTACGAAGATTGGCGGTGTCGGATGTGTGTGGAAGAGCAAGCCAAGCAATGAGTTCAAAGATGAGCTTGTGGGCGTGTTTGAGGAACTACGACGGTACCAGATTGAGAAGAAAAAGATGAGCCTGCGTGGTCATGATGGAGAGGAAGCTCTCGTGAAGGGCATATGGGCACTTGCTGGATGGGGTGGGAAGGGAacttcgtcgtcgtcctgA
- a CDS encoding F-box multi-domain protein, with product MATTGESTTVQAGKSLSFRDLPLELKEMVLDYLNNIEDVASLRLVCKDMVPWEFLWKVPYRILSMKESAKKLWQIAMTQQRFTNNGMCRNALPEHLRTIVFEAALPSRTSNIDVATDDIDLGGSCVHTIISDVFHTYHVKRHEQLCNPAMGNIISTALHNLDSIATMMYHPFHPSRLDKDPRSDQDRRNLILASKGKEAHEFANAMWMNRNITLRNHTKFTELVYLMIFHDAINAVLRNPKRKKKLRVHIETKLNSALCRPRTSTHPIPVDQLGDFLEIIYSGSNHTVPQSMQADLSILSSQRLGTGSLYAGLRELSISGTGLCKNWSRLQKLRLSHTQQTEQSALFLQRQSFALEIHNVYWHDRSFEHYSRGSSLQSVKASGIFVFVVTKPVLSQVYIVVSDQGEAANLAQEDQGYFRLLDRSTARFARPADIERYMMSGGSYPVLRKIWGYN from the exons ATGGCTACTACAGGCGAATCAACGACCGTACAGGCAGGTAAAAGTCTATCGTTCAGAGACTTGCCGCTCGAGTTGAAGGAGATGGTCCTTGACTATCTGAACAACATCGAGGATGTCGCGTCTCTCCGGCTCGTGTGCAAAGACATGGTCCCTTGGGAGTTCCTTTGGAAAGTACCCTATCGGATACTGTCGATGAAAGAGAGCGCCAAGAAGCTTTGGCAGATCGCAATGACACAGCAGAGATTCACCAACAACGGCATGTGTCGCAACGCTTTACCGGAACACCTAAGAACTATCGTCTTCGAGGCCGCATTGCCATCACGCACCTCGAACATTGACGTCGCCACCGATGATATCGATCTCGGAGGATCCTGCGTTCATACGATCATATCTGATGTCTTCCATACTTACCACGTAAAACGCCACGAACAACTGTGTAACCCAGCGATGGGAAACATCATTTCTACCGCCTTGCATAACCTGGACTCCATCGCTACGATGATGTATCATCCTTTCCATCCTTCACGATTGGACAAAGATCCACGTTCTGACCAGGATCGGCGCAACCTTATTCTCGCTAGCAAAGGAAAAGAAGCACACGAGTTTGCAAATGCAATGTGGATGAACCGTAACATAACGCTCAGAAACCATACAAAATTTACCGAATTGGTATACCTTATGATCTTTCACGATGCCATCAATGCGGTCTTGCGCAACCCTAAGCGGAAAAAGAAGCTTCGTGTACACATAGAAACCAAACTCAATAGCGCACTATGTCGACCCAGGACCTCTACGCATCCAATTCCCGTGGATCAGCTTGGAGACTTTCTCGAAATTATCTACAGTGGCAGCAATCATACGGTTCCTCAGTCCATGCAAGCGGATCTCTCCATCCTAAGTTCCCAGAGACTTGGAACAGGATCGCTTTACGCGGGCTTGAGAGAATTGAGCATCAGTGGGACTGGCTTATGCAAAA ACTGGTCTCGTCTCCAGAAGCTACGCCTTTCACATACGCAGCAAACTGAGCAGTCTGCATTGTTTCTCCAACGACAGAGCTTCGCCCTTGAGATTCACAACGTCTATTGGCATGACCGATCTTTCGAGCACTACTCTAGGGGATCTTCTCTCCAGAGTGTCAAGGCTTCTGGAATATTCGTTTTTGTAGTTACAAAGCCTGTTCTAAGCCAGGTGTATATCGTAGTGAGCGATCAAGGCGAGGCTGCTAATCTCGCGCAAGAGGATCAAGGGTATTTCAGGCTTTTGGATCGGTCAACAGCGCGGTTTGCCCGGCCTGCTGATATTGAACGTTACATGATGAGTGGTGGTAGCTATCCAGTACTGAGAAAAATCTGGGGATATAATTAA
- a CDS encoding Retrotrans-gag domain containing protein, whose translation MSSPGDTDMTTNDSNQLLQSLLQRLEDMSTRMERLEAPSHELPQTPGHNTDATTDPTPTSETSNTSVPITPKPRHSLPHPPTFGGNKSQWRGWKLEMEGKIEEDAQAIGSLKAQLRYVYMRLDGAAKTNVTTYYEIQVKEESPNPFKLLDRLELLYGERNRKEKAIQNLYSIRQKDDETFISFYPRFEKEMANADAESWPEHTKISYLRNALSGRIKDRLVGTSGAETSTYARFAQKCADLSNDMELFGQWTKTTRRYGSRTAENAPTYEPPAKSNNATLTAVSPEDMMEWEPTQPTTTQVNAVGLRGKTNMNGYPSRRPEDRELIGKRAKWVNQEEIDARRQERRCLRCGRNNCRIATCPLAAALRPTHVSVKTAKSTVVTKAAVEEEDPEDSEAEQ comes from the coding sequence ATGAGCTCCCCCGGGGATACTGACATGACGACGAACGATTCGAACCAGCTGTTACAGTCGCTACTACAGAGACTTGAAGACATGAGCACTAGGATGGAGAGGCTGGAAGCACCATCGCACGAGCTACCTCAAACGCCTGGTCACAATACAGACGCCACCACTGATCCAACGCCAACCTCCGAGACTTCGAACACATCTGTGCCTATAACCCCAAAGCCGCGGCACAGCTTACCCCACCCGCCTACGTTTGGTGGAAACAAATCacaatggcgaggatggaagctagagatggagggcaagatcgaagaagacgcgcaAGCTATTGGAAGCCTAAAAGCTCAGCTACGCTACGTCTACATGCGTCTTGATGGGGCAGCGAAAACCAACGTTACAACATACTACGAGATACAAGTTAAAGAAGAATCGCCAAACCCTTTCAAGCTGCTTGACCGCCTTGAACTCCTCTACGGCGAACGAAATCGGAAGGAGAAAGCCATTCAGAACCTCTACTCTATACGCCAGAAGGACGACGAGACGTTTATTTCCTTCTATCCACggtttgagaaagagatggcCAACGCTGACGCAGAAAGCTGGCCTGAGCATACGAAGATATCCTACTTACGCAATGCATTAAGTGGTAGGATAAAGGATAGGCTTGTTGGTACATCAGGAGCAGAAACAAGCACATACGCAAGGTTCGCTCAGAAGTGTGCAGATCTTAGCAACGACATGGAGTTGTTCGGCCAATGGACGAAAACAACCCGCCGTTACGGTAGCCGAACTGCTGAAAATGCACCAACCTATGAACCACCAGCAAAATCAAATAATGCCACGCTCACAGCAGTTTCCCCCGAAGACATGATGGAATGGGAACCTACGCAGCCTACAACTACCCAAGTGAACGCTGTCGGCCTCCGCGGCAAGACCAACATGAATGGATATCCATCTAGGCGTCCCGAAGACCGAGAACTTATTGGAAAACGAGCAAAATGGGTCAACCAAGAGGAAATCGATGCTCGACGCCAGGAACGACGCTGCCTCCGATGCGGCCGCAACAATTGCCGAATAGCTACATGCCCGTTAGCAGCCGCTCTACGACCAACTCACGTTAGCGTCAAGACAGCAAAGAGTACTGTGGTCACCAAGGCAGctgtagaggaggaagatcCAGAAGACTCCGAAGCAGAGCAATAG
- a CDS encoding isochorismatase hydrolase, producing MAPPSFREIVGIPASTASTNDSCLLIIDAQNEYASGALKVTNAAASGKVIADLLVRYRKAGGKLIHIMHKEDDGAPVFTPGTELAEEFKEVKAQDGEETIWKLFPGAFEQTSLHETLQKWGVKKVVLTGYMAHVCVSTTAREAFQKGYEVILVEDAIGDRDIPGVQGDEVTRVALAELGDVFGTVVKSADIE from the exons ATGGCGCCTCCATCATTTCGCGAGATTGTGGGAATACCGGCTTCAACAGCATCGACGAACGACTCTTGTTTGTTGATTATTGATGCGCAGAATGAATAT GCATCTGGAGCGCTTAAAGTCACCAACGCAGCCGCGAGTGGCAAGGTCATCGCAGACCTCCTCGTAAGATATCGCAAGGCCGGCGGCAAGTTGATTCACATAATGCACAAAGAAGATGACGGAGCGCCTGTATTTACGCCAGGTACTGAGTTAGCTGAAGAATTCAAAGAGGTCAAAGCGCAG GATGGCGAAGAAACGATCTGGAAGCTATTTCCTGGCGCCTTCGAGCAAACGTCGCTGCATGAGACGTTGCAGAAGTGGGGAGTCAAGAAAGTCGTGCTAACAGGCTATATGGCGCATGTGTGCGTCTCGACGACCGCAAGAGAAGCCTTCCAAAAAGGGTATGAGGTGATTCTAGTTGAAGATGCCATCGGCGACCGCGATATCCCGGGCGTGCAGGGGGACGAAGTGACGAGAGTGGCATTGGCGGAGCTTGGGGATGTTTTCGGAACTGTTGTTAAGAGTGCTGACATCGAGTAG